The DNA segment CGAGAGCCGGGAACCCCATCGGCTCACGTCCTACGCCCACGAGGTCTCCGGCCTGTTCCACCAGTTCTACCACAACTGCGTGATCCTCGGCGAGGAGCGGGACATGACAGAAGCGCGGCTCCACCTGTGCCTGGTCACGCGCAAGGTGCTGCGCAACGTGCTGGACCTGATCGGCATCGACGCGCCGGAACACATGGGAGAGAAGGACTGACATGTCGATCCTGGTCGTGGGCTCGGTCGCATACGATACGGTGGAGACACCCCACGAAACGCGGGAGCGTCAACTCGGCGGCAGCGCCAGCTTCTTCTCGCTGGCGGCGTCGCATTTCGTGCCTGTGCGCGCGGTGGGCGTGGTGGGCGACGACTTCAGACACGAGGACCTGGACCTGCTCTCGTCCCGCGGCGTTGACGTCACGGGCGTGACGCGCGCGTCCGGCGACACCTTCCACTGGTCGGGACGTTACCACGACGACATGATCGAGCGGGACACGCTGTCGACCGAGCTGGGCGTCTTCCAGGATTTCCAACCCGTCCTGCCCCGGGGCTGGGAGACGACGCCCTACCTCTTCCTGGCCAACATACACCCGGCCCTGCAGGGTGTGGTCTGCGACAGCCTGGTC comes from the bacterium genome and includes:
- the argS gene encoding arginine--tRNA ligase (catalyzes a two-step reaction, first charging an arginine molecule by linking its carboxyl group to the alpha-phosphate of ATP, followed by transfer of the aminoacyl-adenylate to its tRNA; class-I aminoacyl-tRNA synthetase) yields the protein ESREPHRLTSYAHEVSGLFHQFYHNCVILGEERDMTEARLHLCLVTRKVLRNVLDLIGIDAPEHMGEKD